The genomic DNA GAAATCGAAGTAGAATCGTTAATCACTTCCCGATATCCACTCGCAGAGGCAAGAGCCGCATTAGAAGCCGCGAGTCAAAAAGATCAACACAAAGTTTTAATCTCCGTCGATAAAAAATCCTGATAAGAAAGCATCATTCAATGCCCTATCAACAGTTACTGGAAGAATATGCTCAGGGAGCAGATTTGCTGGCCAACGCGATTTCCAGCATGACATCTGAACAACTCGACGCCAGCCCGATCCCAGGAAAATGGTCAACCCGGCAGGTCGTCTGTCATCTTACCGATTTCGAACCGATCTATGCCGACCGCATTAAGCGGGCCCTTGTTGAAGACAATCCCACATTAATGGGCGGCGATCCCGATGTATTCGCCAACGGCCTGGGTTATGAAGTCCGGGATTTAAACAATGAATTGAACATTATTCGCACCACTCGTCAACAACTGTTGACTGTTCTCGAAAACTGCGATGATGCAGCATTTCAAAGAACAGGACAGCATTCCCGCGATGGCGATCTCACCATCGAAACATTGCTGAAGAGAATCACAGGCCATATTCCTCACCACATCAAAACCATCGAGGAAAAGAAGCAGGCCCTTGGAGTCTAAGAATCCACTAAAACTGCTACTTCTCAACCGGGTGGCTGGGGTCGTAGCGAAGCCCCCAGATAAGTAGATGACTTATAAAAATCCAAAAAAAGGAACCGCAGATGAACACAGATTATCGCGGATAAAAACGATCTGCGTCCATCCGCGGTTATCTGCGGTTCTATATATTGATTGCAATTCTGGTCATCGTCTGATCAGAAAATTAATCCTCTTACTCTTCTGAATTTGGTGAGAGAACGATTCTTGCTCCCTCCAAATCACCTTCAGAGAACTGTTTTTCCAGATCTTTCGGCTCTAACGCAATCAGTGGACTGATTTCAATTTTCGATTTTTTGTCGCAACTGTATCGAGCGATTTTCATCCAGCGCTGCGCTCTTGCCAACAGAGCTGCCTGAGAGGAGGCAGGGGAATCGTTCCCTTCTGCATTTTTGACGGGATTAAATTCCTCTTCGCGTGAGGTCTCAATGACCAGCGGATTCTTGGCTCGCGGGATCGCATCGAAAATGAATCGTTCAAATTTATAGGCATTGGGCTCATCGGGTGAATGCTGTTGGCCCGCTGCGTCGACAAAGGGAACTTTCTTGTGAGCCACATGTACTGGCAATCGGGAATCTCCAGTCGCGAGTTGTTCAAGTAAGCTGCGATTCATGATATGAATTGCGATATTGCCCGCCCAGTATTTCAGCCGGCCGGTTTCATCGTAATCCTGAGCCATCTCTTCCAGCAAATCACTGTATTCAATGATGCTCTGTTTGCCATCGAATTCAGCCAATACCCCCACTTTTTCACCAGGTTCCCGCTTCGCGACAACTTTCGTACTGATTTCCGCACTCTGTTCGACGTGAAAACCAAGCATGGCTGGATCGCACATGCTGACGCAGGGATTGTCGACTTGATGATAGAAAAGATAATCGATTCCTCGCTGCTGCATTTCTTCAAACAAGTTGGCACGCTGCATCGCTTTGAGCATCCCCCCATGACCGTCAGGACTCATGGCAATTGTCGAGGGATCTTTTAACAGGATTTTGCCTGTCTTGTCGTCAACAGCTGGCATCGTTCCCTGTTTAAACAGGAACACATCCTCCTGAGGGTATCCGAACAAGGAATGTTCCTGAAGAAAAGATTCAGTTTCGTCATGCGTGGCATCGCTTGTCATAATGAAGTACGGAATTCGCACACCGTGACGATTTGACAGCGCAAGCAATTGTTCAAAGAAAATCTGGAACAGAGTTCGATCTGTCACGGGACCGATTGGGAACATGCCTTTGGGATGATCAAACCCGAGTCGACTTCCCTGACCACCCGCCACAAGCACCGCAGCGACTTTACCGGCATCCAGAATTTTATGACCACGCTCTCGAGCACGTGCCCATTCTTCCCGATCCTTTTCATTCTCGGGAAGACAGATGGAATTCTTTAAGGGACTGATGGAATCGGGATTGATTGTGGACTCTGTTTTATGAAAGGCCTGATTGATTAAACCTTTCAATTCTTCAAAATCAATAGATTGAAGCTGCGCTTCCAAACCGCGTTGCTGATCGGCTGAAAGTTGTTCCCAGAAATTCAGAACTTGAGATTGATCGTATCGGGAGAGCAGATTTTTGAGATTGGAATCCATGGTTGATGTAGCAGACCTTCGATGCTGGATGAATTAACTTATTGAACACTAGAGTGTCATCAAAGTTAATGGAATACGATTTTCACGCAAGACCATTTGCCCGCATCCAGAGTGTCAAACTATAAATGACGACGAATGAAACAACCGTGATACCGACCAGCAGGATCAGTCGTGCGAGATGCGGTTTTTGTGTAGCGACGATTTGAGCAATAATGCAGACGAGTGCTACGCAAGCGAATTTGAAGCCGACAAATCCTTTGCGCCCCCAGTGATCCAGAAAGAACCTGGCGACCGGATTCGATTCGATAAAGCCTCCCCCGGAAAGCAGGATCCAGGTCATGAAAATATCGAGCGCACTGACGAGTATGAAGAGCGTCGTTTCCGATTCGAGAGGCAACTGTTTGCGGAAAAGACGATGAAACAGCGAGTTGTTGAGTTCTTCAGGTCCTTTCACAGACTTACTCCTGATTAATCAGCTTCGGGGTTTTCATCGATATACAGGATGGAGCCGCAGTTTGAGCAGAATTGTACGGGTCCGGATTTGATCTGAATTCTCTGTTGCGGTGTCAGATTCACATAGCAGTTGCCGCAAGCACCATTGAGAACTGCAGCCATGGACTTTGCACCACGACTATTCACTAATCGTCGATATTGTTCGGCTGGCTCTTTCGGGAGATCTTTCTCCAAAACTTTCAATTCTTCTTCGAGACGGGCAATGATTTCATTGTTCTTGATGGAGTCGGAATCAAACTTGGATTTGAAATCTGCCAGTTGCTGTTTCGCGGATTTCACATTCTCTTCAAATTCCGACTTACGATTCGATTCGGTTTCCGTCTGATCGAAGGCTTCCAGGATCTCATCTTCCAGAACAGACATTGCCATTTCATCGGCTTTGATCTGGGCTTTGAAAATATCAAACTCCCGATTGGAACTGGCAGAGTTCAATTTTCCTTTCAAGTCCTCAATTTTCTTTTCAACGGTTTTCAATTCAAGCGATTTGGAGTCTGCTGACATTCGGAGATGTTTGAGGCGATCGAGAAACTCAACTTGTTCTGCTTCACGCTTCCGAACAATATTTTCTCGAGCCTTGATTTGACTCGGCCCTCGTTCCAGTTGTGACCGACAGTCTTCCAATTGGAGAAGAACTTGATGTAACTCTTTGAGCGAATTTGTGGCAGATGTCATGCCCCGTTAACTCCATTTGCCTGTGCGCGAAGGGATTTGAATTGAATGATCATTAGCTTAGTCTAACAGACTGTCAACTAAACCTGAATGAATTGTACCCGCGTCCGATCAAATAGGCCAATCGGTTTCAGAACAGATATCAGCATTTCATCGTATTCCCATGAATAGGAATTTCTCCATGTTTTCATTCGGCTTGTCGTTTCAGGCATGAAATGCGAGAATA from Rubinisphaera italica includes the following:
- a CDS encoding DinB family protein — its product is MPYQQLLEEYAQGADLLANAISSMTSEQLDASPIPGKWSTRQVVCHLTDFEPIYADRIKRALVEDNPTLMGGDPDVFANGLGYEVRDLNNELNIIRTTRQQLLTVLENCDDAAFQRTGQHSRDGDLTIETLLKRITGHIPHHIKTIEEKKQALGV
- a CDS encoding UTP--glucose-1-phosphate uridylyltransferase; translated protein: MDSNLKNLLSRYDQSQVLNFWEQLSADQQRGLEAQLQSIDFEELKGLINQAFHKTESTINPDSISPLKNSICLPENEKDREEWARARERGHKILDAGKVAAVLVAGGQGSRLGFDHPKGMFPIGPVTDRTLFQIFFEQLLALSNRHGVRIPYFIMTSDATHDETESFLQEHSLFGYPQEDVFLFKQGTMPAVDDKTGKILLKDPSTIAMSPDGHGGMLKAMQRANLFEEMQQRGIDYLFYHQVDNPCVSMCDPAMLGFHVEQSAEISTKVVAKREPGEKVGVLAEFDGKQSIIEYSDLLEEMAQDYDETGRLKYWAGNIAIHIMNRSLLEQLATGDSRLPVHVAHKKVPFVDAAGQQHSPDEPNAYKFERFIFDAIPRAKNPLVIETSREEEFNPVKNAEGNDSPASSQAALLARAQRWMKIARYSCDKKSKIEISPLIALEPKDLEKQFSEGDLEGARIVLSPNSEE
- a CDS encoding DUF5658 family protein, producing MKGPEELNNSLFHRLFRKQLPLESETTLFILVSALDIFMTWILLSGGGFIESNPVARFFLDHWGRKGFVGFKFACVALVCIIAQIVATQKPHLARLILLVGITVVSFVVIYSLTLWMRANGLA
- a CDS encoding zinc ribbon domain-containing protein, giving the protein MTSATNSLKELHQVLLQLEDCRSQLERGPSQIKARENIVRKREAEQVEFLDRLKHLRMSADSKSLELKTVEKKIEDLKGKLNSASSNREFDIFKAQIKADEMAMSVLEDEILEAFDQTETESNRKSEFEENVKSAKQQLADFKSKFDSDSIKNNEIIARLEEELKVLEKDLPKEPAEQYRRLVNSRGAKSMAAVLNGACGNCYVNLTPQQRIQIKSGPVQFCSNCGSILYIDENPEAD